Within Pangasianodon hypophthalmus isolate fPanHyp1 chromosome 11, fPanHyp1.pri, whole genome shotgun sequence, the genomic segment AGATCAGAATCAAGGAAATTCCCCGCAAGTTGAAAGTTTGGGTTTTCAATTCCAATAGTATGCACAATTTTTACGCCTAGCgattttgtataatttgtatattaaCAATCAATGTATAGttgctttattcattttttaaatatttatttgttttatatgctTTTGGATTATATCCAGTTGCTTATTAAAGGTTAACAACATAACTAGTGAACTAATGAATGTATAATATGTATCTTCTGTGATTGCtcactgtatattattttttgatatttttaagtGGAAGTCTATATAAGAGTGTGTTAAGGAGTTAGGCATAGGATTCAGCGCAGCACAGGCGATGCCGTTCAAGGGTGGAGCAGGTGCTTGGTGGTGGTTACTTGTGGCCCAGACCAGGTGTGAGAATTTGAATTCATGCATGAGGCTGATTTGCTTCAGTTGAGTCCAGCCCATCCCCCAGTTATGTTAATCTTTTTCAACATTCTTGTTGCTATTTTCTATTACAAGGCATTCACTGAAAAGATTTTCCAATTATATAAATCAGTAATTCTAAACGACATTAACTGTTGTTTTTGAATGTGTAAAgtagaacaaataaaaattacctgcacacacacatgcatatacacacacacacacacacacacacacacacacatatatatgcaaCTGAAAGTTTAATTTCAATTAAGTCTGCTCAGacaataatatatactgtattacaatatacaatatatattactAGCTTAGAGTGGAATTAATTGAAAGTAAACTTGAAATTGCTTGAAAActtaaataaacttaaaaagtCTGCTTGAAGACAGTTAAAGAGCACTAAAGACAGCTCAAATAATttactgttaattattaatcatatatCATGCTAATTAATCATCAGCTTAGGATGATCTgtttaggatttttttattgttatttttattttattttatttattttgttttattaataggCATTTAGTCCTTTTGAAAGTTTAAGAACCAGCATAAATCTGCTTaactatagatagatagatagatagatagatagatagatagatagatagatagatatatagccTTATCTCTTACTTTAACAGTGGTCATTTCTTCTGTATTCATATCATCCCTATTTTTATCTTGACATCGGAAATGATGCCGAATCGGAAAACCAGTCCAGTAATTGAGGCCACCCACAGCTGGAGACTGAAACCTACATGAGAAGCCCCCATCATTACGTATCATTTCAATGGGATGAAATAAGTTCAGGAAGGAAATAGAATTATCCACAGACATGAAACCATAtaccatgaaaaaaaatttttaatttcacagcAACAAGTAAAGAGCATATGACAGTtttgcacaaataaataaataaccaattAAAAAGCTCCTATTATTTCATGATGGCTGtacataaaataacatataaaaCAGATCTGACCATCACCTGAGTCAGTGGTTAACCCAAATTTGAATGTTCAGTTCTAATAGTATGCACTGATTTTACTATGGAACAAACAAATCAACGACTTATTTATAACACTTTTATATGGAATGATATAAAGGCTGAAACCCTACTACTAGTGATGTGACTAAATACTGTAtctaaactataaactatatcTAATATTACTATCCCCCTAAGAATATGTGCcatattttgttacagtaggtggtgtgtatatatacaaataagCTAAGCACTAGCAGTTCCATTTCCCCAACATCTGCCTGAGCTCTTCTCATGGAGTGCCAATCACAGACTAGTCAATTAGCAGCCAATGCACTTCCTGTTAGCAAACGCATCGTTGTGAGCTGTTTCGGCCAACGGGGTGCCCTGTGAAGTCTTTGTGCTGGAGAACTTGAAAGGCCTGTTGTGATATAAAGGCAGTTTCGGGGCCAAACTGTTTAGTGGAGAAGAGGCACTTGAGAGGCGGTTGGATGTTTATTTGGTTGACAGACGACGGAGCTGACGCAGGTAGGTGGAACAGGGCAGCTATTTTAAGGGGGGCCTTTACAACCCTCATACATTCTGTTTATTGGAGCAGAAAGCTGTCATTCTTTCAGGCAATGACAGAGCTCCATTTAGCTCCAGCTCATGGCCAGGAATACTTGTGTATTAAGTGACCACACCTGTCTCCGTTTGCCTGCTCTTTTGTTGTGGCACAATGTTTATTTGAATAGAAGTTTGTGGATGCTGTGAATTCACCGACACTATCAAAAGAACCTTTTGGAAGTCATTTCTGTTTCTAGACATGGATTATGGGAATGTTAATGAATCTGTAATGGTGCTTTTTTCTTAGAAATCAGCAGACATGATCTACTTTTTCAGTAAAGTGTGGCTAATTATACTTCCACTATGACCTCAGTTCAGATTTAAACAGTTAAATGGTTTTGATTCTTCTGTAGTCATTCAAGTCCACTGTCAGAGTCCTATTGACCCTAGATCTATTTCTGTGGTCCATTTGGTGGCAACAGCTAACATTAAAATGACAGAGAGACTTTGGAGCTTTGCAGGGATTTCTATACGCTGATCTTTCGTAAATACAGCCAAGCCTGCCAGCTTGTCCACCCTCGTGCCGAAATTCTttcagtcagagagagaattGGCCTGTAAATGTCATCTCCATTGCACTTGTTGTCTTAGCGAACTGTTTTGGACTTAACTGGTGGTGTACTGTCATAAACTGTGTCTGAAGAATTAAAGAAAGTAAAGTTGCTgtagaagattggaaaaatccCTTCATTAGTCAACACACAGAAAAAGGAAGGGCCCTCTCCAGCTCTCCTTTCAGGGAAGTGCATGCCTGGAAGGGCAGAGACTCGTTCCCTCCTGCACCCTCCCAGGCGTCTACTGCATGAAGCTTTCTGAACTAAAGGGGGAGGATTACACTCCTGGGAGTAACCGTTCGGCCTGTAAAAGCCGCCCAATCTGCAAACCAGGCCCTGGACGAAGTAAACAAAGGCAAGACAGTGACTTGGCACTGCTGTCCCTGCAGAAATGCTGCCCACGCATAGTCTAGCAGTGTCTGCTAGCATATTTTTAGGCTCAccaacaaacttttttttctatacttAAACTCCAAAGTGGCCTATTCTTACTAGTGTTTTATGTGACCAAGAACTATTGATGCCTGGTTAGGATGATGCTACAGTATGCCAGTTGTGGATGTGGTTTGTGGGAACGGGTTAAACCCTGCTTCTACTCAGCCCTGCTTTTTCCTCTAAAGGGAGGCATTAAAAGCAcacagctgtcttttttttgttctgagCTTTATTAACTTCCACTTAAGTTAGggtattgtcatgtgcacagcaCATACATCACAATGTTGAACAGGAACTGTATAAAACTACAGACAATATTTGGTAAATGTCAACAAGGTTCAGAGCACACACCACAGGACTGAAGACAGACCAACAGCTTCACCAGAGATGCGGAGTAAAGGCCGTAAAGGAATTgacagaaatataaatgaaatgtttatttccaTACTGTTCATATTTTTTAAGTACAACTCATAAAAATAGACATCAGGCTATTAGAGGTGGTTGTGGAGTGGCTGATTAGATTAGGCAATGATGcatttctgttcattcattcttgCTACCATCGGAGCGCATGGCCGTGCTTGTTGATACTGCACGCTTTTGGTTAAGCAAATCTAGTCCGGTTGATTTGTATCTGTTCCAGATCATGATGAGGGTCAGAGAAGCTATTTGCCTTCACTGAGCATCCAGCCAATTGTAAACAATATCCACAATGATGCAAAACAGCTCCATTTGGAAAGAGGTTTGACACGGCTCTAGGAAAGGAAGAAGTAAGGAGAGGGAAATGGCTCCTCTGACACAACAACATTTCAGGTAAATCAATCAAAATGAATAATTCTCCATGGTCAGGTAGATGAGAAACATGAACATCAATAATGCAGAGGAATTATACAATGCAAAATAGTGgatttaaacaaatactgtaatACACATTCCTCTGATTCTTCCTCAAGATTTCGCAATAGATATGGCTGTGATTTCTGATAAAGACTTTTGTTCTTGAGTCAGTCTAACAAGAgattttctttcaaatttgaACCTAGTTCAGAGTCACAATCACCCCTATCCATCCAGTCATCCACCTATCCTTATCCACATTCACCATATAACACAAAACATGTgacttaaattaattaaaggaCATTCTCAAACTATTTTCatgctaatttaattttgtacctgtaacaaacaaaaataataataaggaatgCTTCACTTGAGATCATCTCAGTCAGTCCTATATGGATTTGATAAACCTCTTTCTGTTATAGCAGTAAGCCTACTTCTCCTGAAACACCCAACCTAAAAAGCAGCCATTCGGCATTTCACCAATTACGCAATGttctatttaacaaaatatataaagaaaaatataggGTTACCGGTCAAGCATATAGTGCAGTCTCACAGCTGTCTTCAAATATTTCCACCATGATTATCATTTCTAAAAGTAAATCACAGGGTAAAGATAGCTCAAACGTGACAAGGCGCAGCTAGCGGCCTTCCAGGACTTCAGCCGAGGGGCGATGCAGCAACAGGAAAAACATTTGCCGTCAGCAAAACTGGGAAGAGGAGTCTGTCGGTCAACAACATTATGAGGTAGAGAATGACTGAAAGGGACATATGTCTCCTTTGAACTTATcaaattaattagaaaaataaataaataaaagaatgaaccacaaaaaaaagagaaaaagatgaatatgaatagACTATAGTGTTTCTCAACCCAAATATTCCTGCATTTAAGCTTTATCCCAGACCTGAACACACCTCTACCAAGCAATCAAGAATGCTGAATAAGTGGTGCAAGTGTGCTGAGAGCTCGGATCAAGCAACATGTCCGTCTAGGGGTCCTTGAGGATTGAGGTGGAAAACGTTCAACTCCATGGCCGTACATTTCTAGTTCTTTTATCAGTATACAtgaatactgatttttttttttataacttccCTGATCACCACCATGGCCCATAATGTACCACAGGGAAGACTGAATCGAATTTCATTTACATGAAGTGGTCTGGATTTTACTTGAAGATACCTTCCTCTCTATAGATCTGACAAAGATTGACAGCGGATAAGTTCAGAGTTCAGCCCCCCACCCCACACCCCCACTCCACCCCACCCAATTGGAGCAGAGCTAAAAACAGATTTGAGGGGTGTAGGACTTCAACAGCCCACTTTCAGTGGCCTAGAGTAAGCCGATACTGTTTCGGTTAGACCCCCAGAGCTCAGACATTGGACAATGGCTTCAGTGCGTAATACCATTGGGGTTGGTATGATTTCACAAGTCAAGAAACTTGAACTAATCCTGTGTTCATGCTAATCCTGCAATTCACATATGCCACTTTGGAAGTCATGAATATGACTTGGAGCATGTTCAAGTACTTATATCAAACTGTCTATAagcaaacaaaatacaaaatacaatctCAGAAATAATGGGACCAAACTGATCTCTTGCTTGTCGCTGGAGTGGTACCATCATCTTTTGTACcattaatatgtattattataccTTTAAGCATATtataaggtacataattggaccttaaggaaTGATGTCCTTTTACTCTAAAGATCAATTAAAGGTACAGCACATGCACCTTCCCaagtaaaagatacatactaaaggtacaaatgTGACAAGAATAATAcagtttgttacatttatttctgagacAGTAGATGGTGTAAGGTTTTCCCACAATGATTTGCTTTATATTCCCAAGTCTTaactgctgaaaaaaatcactaatTAGACTACATCTAGCTGCAGCAACACAACTCATAGCCAATAGTAATTATAAGAATAAATATGTCCAAGTCATATTGACGAGTTCTGCTCATTTTTCGACATGACATGCACTCCACCATAAGGCTATGTCCAAAACGCATACTAAACAGTAGGTCAAAATAGTAGCTTGCATGCGTCAGCTTTCACGCATGCGCAGTAGGTGTGGTTTGCTGTGGTTATATGCGGTTTTAGACGTAGCCTAAGATGTAGTACACTTTCTTTTCGAGGGATAGAGCATCCATCACTCCTCTTTTTAAccttaaagaaagaaacaaacaaacaaaacaaaacaaaacaaaaacagtgcaaaaatcCATATTGTAGTTAATTGTAGGAATTTCAGGTATTAAACACTCGGTAGCAGCAGAAaggataaataaacaaataaattaaaagtgtttttttccacacGTAGAAAGAGGCTGTTTAAAAGGAAATATAAAACGAACGATTATAAATAAGCTAATAtacatgataataataatgatgatgatgaagatgatgatgatgatgttgatgttgatgttgatgatgatgatgatgatgatgatgaagaagagagTAATAATGCGATACACTTGACCTCGTGTGTAAGATTTGGAGAAAGTGCATCGTCCGGGTTTCCCCCCCGCACTGGCTGCATGTCTCGTGCCTTCTTCCCGTGTTCGTTTAGATTCTCGGCAAGAAATGTGTCACCGTCATTGCTGTTGACACTcggtttcctttttttgttttgcctgTCCTGCTCAGTCCGATGTACATGCCCGGGTATGCCACAGACTCGTACGCGTTGTAGTTGTTTGCCAGGAGCGTCTCTCTAAATTTGCACTCGTCGGTGTACTGCGCCTGGGACGGAAAAAGaaagagtggggaaaaaaaaggttggaACAATATCAATCTTATGCTGTGTATAATATAACCTTAAGAAAAACATTATTCTGTAATGTTTAAGAGGGAAGCAAAATAATATGCGTaacaaaaaggcaaaaatagCACTAAACTGCACTTTTCCTCCTCGCATAGAGGTCATCTGAAGGCtacatcatttcatcatttgcACCTTTCATTTCATGGATATAGTGTAACCTTACTTAACTACTTTTAGAGTTTAAAGATGCATGCACCTTTAGATGCCATAGGTACTTTCTATAGGTAAAAGATACTAAAGGTAACCTTTAAAAGGTGCACCCTGGAGGATACCACCCCAGCGACAAGGAAAGGTACTGCTTAGTacccttttttaaaatgcatacgTAACACAGATATCTTGAAAGcaacttgtttttaaaaaaaaaatgattgcaCATCAAGAGCATCTTGAGAAACCTCAGATATTCAAGATGAGTAGCCTAATCATAGCCTTCTGTAGCATTCACACATCATccaacagaaataaataatctaaatatTGGTCCAAATAACTGTTGGATCAAGGGATAAAATATctgtttaaaatatctttaaaggACTCCCAAAAGCAATTTGTGGCTATAAAGGATGTTAGTACAGACTACCTATTTTTCTGTGCAGACCAAATCAATCTGAGACTGCTAGTCAGTATTCTGGGTGGGTTTGGGATGGGCTgcctggggtgtgtgtgtgtgtgtgtgtgtgtgtgtgttggttctACACCCAGTGTGGGTGGTCCTGTCTCTTTGGCCACTTCATCTTTACTCTGGAGCAGGACAGTAGGTGCGCGCTCCGGGCCGCAATGCTAAGAATGGAATGCGCGCGTCTAAGTGATGTACTGCGCTCCCGGGTTTATCCGGGCCCACAACCAAAACACGACTATAAGCAATCTCAGGATAGACAAGAGAAGGggtggagggtgtgtgtgtgtgtggtgtgtgtggtgtgtgtgtggtggtggtggagggggggggggggggttataACTCTAGAACAGGGTGACGTGCCATCGGGCTCCGATAAGCAAATCTACAGGAGGAAACCGGTTGTAAATCATCTCGTGCACTCACAGATCCGTAGAGCTTCCCCTTGCTGTTCATGGCCACGAATAGCTCGCTCCGGACGCCGTACAGTGTCACGACTCCGCGCTCGACCGGAGATATCTCAAGAAGACCTGCGACCAACAACAAAATACATCCATGACCTTGGGTGACTCATATCTGTAGCCATATCAGGCCACTGCATTTGTAAAGTGTTGGGATTGTTTACattgtagaaccctacagcatCCTTCTTGAAGGAAATTGTACTTTCCGCCTCTGGAGTGTTTCACAAACTACACCTATTATCATTCCGTGTGAAGATCTTTACCCTTCCTCCATACTTGCCCAATTTTTAGACTCCTCAGTATTAGCTGCGTTATGGAGCAATCTTCAGACTAATGTATCTATATCTCTGAAATTAAGTCAAATTCGAGGAGTTCAGTGTCTTTTTAAACCATTCACACATCTAGGCTGTATTAAACGCCTGAACAACccttatatataacattttaacacTTGTCCTGACATATAGACATACTTACACTTCATCCACACTTTTATTAGACTCCTTATTAGATTTTGTGATCCCTTTCCCAAGTAAGACATCTTTTAAGTTGATGTATTGGATAGAAGTTCGAGATCTTTCTAAACTTTTGGCACACATCCTTCGCCTAGGTTGTGTTTAATATAGGCTAAATGTGTGCGTCCTACTCAGAATGTTGCCTCCTACCCTTTATAGAGGTGCTGCGAAGCTCCTGCGTATGTAATGAAAACGTATATGTAATGTATCCCTGTCCAGTTTTATGTCATGCCTTAAAATAGTCCATGGGGACACAAAACAAATCTCAATATCGATACTGGATACACAAGTGCCTGGCGCGCTGCTCTTTGACTGCTGAGCAACTGCTATAGCATGTGTAGTAATAACAGACATATGCTTATTATACCCTCCGTCTGCTGCTGTTATACACCTTAATCCGGCTTGGCTATTAATTAGGCATACAGAAGACCTTGGGATTAATCTTCCGTAACAGATGGGTTTTATCCCAGGCCCAAGTTTAGGAACAACTTTACATGTTGGCCCGGTTCCGACCCATCTCATGTTACACAGACCTGTGTGGTATTAGCAGGGTGCGGAAAGCATTCACGGACCCAGATGTTGGCCTCCACATGTGGATTGTTTTACAATAAGACAAAATCAAGCAGcccaaagtgttttacagtGGACACGTTAGTCATCTACTGTATCACCAGATCAGTTCGACTTAAAAGTAGATTGGTGATTGGGTAGATCCACACATCAGATCACTGGACCAAAATATTTCAGGATATAGATATCttccttttattattagactaTTGATATTAATATTGACATCAGAcaggacagattttttttgttcattttcggTTAGTACTGAAAGAATGAAAGTATCCTAATATGTCCTAAGCACTCGGACCAACGGCTCAAAATAGGCCCACATGATGGAACTTACTGTAACGGTTTTCGTTGTGCACCCCAGTAATCCTACCGTCGGGTAATACTTGGAGATGAAACCCAATGCCCACGTTGCAGTAGAGGCGCCGCAGTCTCTTAATGCCCGTGAGATAGTCACTGTCCCGGTTGACTTCTCGCTTCTCCCCGGGAATCCGGGCCAAAGAGCGCGAGTAAAGAGTCTCCCAGCGTCGATCCACGGGCAGAGGAGCGCAGCGCACCGAGCTCGCCACGAGTCCCAACACCAGTAACGGCAAGAGGGCCGAATGAGCACTCATCCTCCTGACCAACACGGAGGCACGCGTCACTGTCTGCAGGAGTTCAAATACGCTAAAAATACGCTCTTTGTCTATTTTGGTGTCCACTGTCCCCCCTCGCCGCCCCCCAGAAAAGATTCCACAGAGCAAAAGCGCTTACTCACAGGCGAAGCCGCGGCTCGCGCTGTTGAGCGACATGAAGTCGCGCTCGATGTGGTAGCGCGAGCGCCCTGAAATCACACTCGAGTCCAAGTTTGCAGGTCCGGAGTGACTTGACCACAGCTCAGCACCAAAACTCGGCCATGCCGTGCTTTTTTCAGCCCCGACAAACTATATTTATGCGTGTGGAGAAATTACATCACGCGTCAAGCGCCGCATCACGGGGAGACACGAACCACTGACAGCGGACCGAGTCCTTATAACACGCGCGCATATGAGCTGTGGGGTTTAGCGAGGAGGCAGCGCGCGTGCGTGCGATTGGTCAAGCgcgaccgtgtgtgtgtgtgtgtgtgagcgtgtgtgcgcgcgcgagCGTCAGTGCGCGCTCTCATTCAACAAACGTCATAACGGCGCTTTAAAGATAATGAAAGTTTTATGGCGCGTTATAAAGTGAGTGGAAATAATCCGGGTGTCGCGTTTCTTAGCCGCCTAGAAGCCTGCAGTTACAGCCACTCCGTTTGTTTCTCTTCATTGCAAGAGAGAGATGAAATAATTTATGTTTGAGAGGATGTCAACTCGGAAATCACCAAGATAACAAACGGCTTTGTCAGCCAGGAGGTAGTTTTATAAATGAACAATaataggaaaaaacaaaagtcaGGTTTAATTCATTGGAAATGCTAATTAAAGACTGGGTTCAAAAAAGGAAATTGACTCATGTTCTCTGCGAGAACAATACTCTATCTCTCTCAGAACAAAACGCGTCTTAAACcatacctttccttgtcacttgGTCTGGTACCTTCAAGTATTTCCCCTAGAAAAATGCATGCACTGTACCTTTAAATCTTTACTCTGTTTATGCTTGTTAAATCAATGTTACAAGTACACTATATCCATATTTCCATgcgaaagatacatattaaaggtacaaaatataAGAGTGCCAGTAAGATCCAGATTAGTGCCCATTTAATGGTGAACAAGTGTACATGTTTTCGCTGTTATTAGCTTCTCAGCAAAGGGACAGCGCAGTTTGGTGTAGTCTATTGTCTGGTGTTGATTGCAGGCATAAAACCTGGTTGTTCCAGGTTTGTTGTACTGACATGGTCCGAGCACGGAGATCACTCAGATTGACCATTTGTCAAGTCGAGTGGTCATGTCGTGAATGTTGTGCGTCATTGAAGCAGCGTGGGGGACACAAAAATGGAAACCACTAAACATCAACACTATGAGTCAAGCCCTCttctgtgtgagtctgtgtgcgagtgtgtgtgtgtgtgtgtgtgtgtgtgtgtgcgtgtgtgtgtggccccAGGCTGGTGTGGACCTCTAATGCGCGCTCCCTACTGATGCAGCAACGTAAACCCAAAAACCACAGGAGACACTAAAAGCCTTAACGACATGTATAAGGACATGTCGTGTCTCTTCGCATCCTCACACCTCAggctcagaaataaaggtaccaaactgtaggCTGGTGAGGTGCCATTCAAAGGTTATATCTTTAGTATACCTATATATTTTAACCAGAAATGTGCATGTGGGGAAGCTTTAAGCTTTTAGCTTTTAGAATAAAGTTACCAGGGGATCAATAATGTACcttaaattctttttaaaggTAGACCATATTCACaattccaggtgaaagatacaaaCCAaaggtaccaccccagtgacaaggataAGTacctgaggttttttttttaaactattgtTTATTAGTCAACAGAGAAACCATTTGCATAAGAATATCTGACAGCtacaaaaatgtcacatttgTCTGTCTGCCATTCTCATATTagataagaagaagaaatatatatattatgcatAAATCAAGGTGCCAAGCTGttctttccttgtcactgtacTTGATGCTACCATCAAAGGGGCATGTTTATATAGTTAGTATGTCTACTATACCTTGAAAAGTGCATGTAGTGCTTTCATTAGTGCTTAAGGtccgattataaatcatttttcaagGTTTCCAGGGAACATATCCGTAGTAAAGGAACACAACATGTCCCCTTGGTGGTACCACTAGAGCAACAAGGAAACATACAgcttggtacctttatttctgagaagtATTTCTAGAAGTATTATAATGTTAATTCAGGTTAATGGTAGTATAGATCAATGTGTCTGATACACATAGGCTACAGAGACAGATAGCCTATTAAATGTAGCCTATAAAATGAACATAcagctaaaggaaaaaaaaataataaaacaactttAAATTTACAACATCCTgcataataatgcataataactGCAGTTGTCCCCCTTGTCATGATGACACGTTTTCTCACGTTCACGTCTGGCTACACCTCATTGTCTATTGCCAGGACCCCCTTTCTTTATTCCAAGACATCAAACTGAAATGTCCCAGATGCTTCTAGATTTCAGGCTGTTGCCCGAGTTTGCTCAACCTGCAGTCCAAGGTTGGGTGGTTCACTAATGCTACCCGCTGATGGGGGTCTTCTGCACACAGAAACACGTCGTTTGATCTCTGCGCGTGTGTGTCTAGTCTGCGGCGCTTGTAGATGACGTTGTGGACTCAGGCAGTGATCAAAAACGCTCCATTGTTGGGGCAGATTTTATTATAATACCAATTGAACAGGCGTGTCGTTGCTGTGCCCGTTTAGATGTGAGCATATTAGGCTATTTCTCAGGgaaatcttaaatataaatatatctggCTTTGTGTTATATGTGTGCAGTTTGAATTATTACATCTCTACTACTATTCTTTGTGATCTCTCTATATGATCATGAAGATTTGATTCGGCTGTAGTCTTACATTTATATGTCGTCTGTGTCGGTGTGCAGATCAAATCATTTATGGTCTTAAATAGAACTGACAGAAGTttacagaagttttttttttctggaggattttttttgtctctataTCTATCTCAcgtttaataatcataataatatcgGCTGCGCGCGCGGCCGCTCTCCATGGTGCTGCAACCCGACTCCGTTCAGAAAATGAATTTCAACTCGGAGGAAGTTTTGCGCTTTGATATCAGAAGGAAATTGTCTTCCTTGTCGTTGTCATTAAGATTTAAGATCCAGAGAACACactgaaatgttaaaataaaaaaaagatctgcaccaaaacaagaaaacaacaattattttttaatgtttagagCAATTcagtccattttttttacataaaaattaaatgtatccgtctttatttctcattttatatTCTGATAACGTGCACcaataaaaatgtagaattaaAGAGAAATAGTTAGAGCAGTGCCTCTAATATTAACTAAACCATTCAACCAGCGGATCCACAGTGATCAATAATTACCAGAAGTCAAATGAATTAAcggattattatattattatttttcggGTTTGTTGAGAAAGTGGACTAGGAttccctgtctctgtcttccTCGCCCTTTCTACGGCATGATTATAACCCATGGCAATCAGCAAGCCTCTGTTATATTGCCCTTCTTATGACTGTACCATTGATCcctaaaaaagagaaaacatagACATTGTATCCCATCCCGTTGCCTCTTGATCTT encodes:
- the fgf4 gene encoding fibroblast growth factor 4; this encodes MSAHSALLPLLVLGLVASSVRCAPLPVDRRWETLYSRSLARIPGEKREVNRDSDYLTGIKRLRRLYCNVGIGFHLQVLPDGRITGVHNENRYSLLEISPVERGVVTLYGVRSELFVAMNSKGKLYGSAQYTDECKFRETLLANNYNAYESVAYPGMYIGLSRTGKTKKGNRVSTAMTVTHFLPRI